A single genomic interval of Spinacia oleracea cultivar Varoflay chromosome 6, BTI_SOV_V1, whole genome shotgun sequence harbors:
- the LOC130464227 gene encoding uncharacterized protein: MPPPKNLLHFMPLPGQKLKSVVVAEPPPVDQPLAEEDTIPSPLKPSAALGIEIQDITKVMEAIEADLVPGSDVPTVAERKEESADVSLERERSPDKEMVDLTEAHMEVPEAEKEVPSAEEEQPEQGLTRKRRHSTLGSTSTSALDRLIHADPCSDVPLKRIPEEVREAMARYARAPVLGENPMAHVGSLVGPEAARENLLRANPQWRVPGAEERNPAMMAQYYLNEAVFWSSFASECSSVEERQLRRYQEAYARDIPVLDQKAGQLMAEMVDLKLLYLQYSREARESAEQIGAEVGKLTFRVEEDAEKIASFDKERKEMAAKFASELEEKDSLLKEMTSKFEAAIKQSQEAEARLQQFVKHREIVQNQADKVPVLQLKIREKDAAIRKLEQERVDLYTADQCREQYWNGILGARRMFAKHMPHFPWNEKVPLWMRAQDHLVECQADRDEAEAERQAALAEARAQKATSEGDTTAGGSSKDAPLGDAPETPKS; the protein is encoded by the exons atgcctcctcccaaaaatctccttcacttcatgcccttgccagggcagaagttgaagagtgtggtggttgcggaaccgccgcccgtggaccaaccgttggccgaggaagataccatcccctctccgctgaagccgtctgctgctttggggatcgagatccaggatataaccaaggtgatggaggcaattgaagccgaccttgttcctggctcggatgtccctacTGTGGCCGAGCGGAAGGAAgaatctgctgacgtttctctcgaaagggagagaagtccagataaggagatggtggatctcaccgAGGCTCACATGGAGGTTCCCGAAGCTGAGAAGGAGGTCccttctgctgaggaggagcaacccgagcagggtctgacgaggaagaggcgccactcgaccttgggctctacttcgacctcggccctggatagactgatccacgctgacccttgctcggatgttccgctgaaacggatccccgaggaggtaagggaggcgatggctcgctatgctagggctccggttttgggggagaaccccatggctcacgtgggatctttggtgggtcccgaagctgcacgggagaatcttcttcgggccaacccgcagtggagggttcctggagctgaggagaggaacccagctatgatggctcagtattatctgaatgag gctgttttctggtcctcgttcgcttccgagtgtagctcggttgaggagaggcaattgaggaggtatcaggaggcttatgctcgtgatatccctgtcttggaccagaaggccgGGCAGCTCATGGCCGAGATGGTGGACCTCAAGCtactgtaccttcagtacagtcgtgaggctagggaatcggctgagcagatcggggccgaagttgggaagcTTACTTTCCGAGTCGaggaggatgctgaaaagatagcttccttcgacaaggagaggaaagaaatggctgccaagtttgcgagcgaacttgaagaaaaagacagtcttctcaaggagatgacttctaaatttgaggcggccattaagcagagccaggaagcggaggcgaggcttcagcagtttgtcaagcatcgggagattgttcagaaccaagctgacaaggtgcccgttctccagctgaagatccgagagaaggatgctgccattcggaaactggagcaagagagagttgacctctacactgctgatcagtgtagggagcaatactggaatggcatcctgggcgctcggcggatgttcgcgaagcatatgcctcatttcccttggaatgagaaggttccgctctggatgagggcccaggatcacttggtggagtgccaggccgatcgagacgaagctgaagctgagcgccaagctgctcttgcagaggctcgggcccagaaggcgacttccgaaggtgatactactgctgggggttcttcgaaggatgctcccctgggggatgctcctgagactcccaagagttag